ACAGGAGCGCCACCGACGCGAGGAAGGCGACCGTCGAGATGTCGACGGAGTAGGCGATAGCGGTCGACATGAGCGTGACCCAGCCGCCGAGGACGCCCGTGACCGCGGAGGCGAAGATGGGGAACGAACAGCTGAGACAGGAGACGAACCCGAGCGTCCCCGAGGCGACGACGCCGCTGGCGTCGACGAGCGCGGCGTAGACGAGGTAGGTGAGCCCCAGATAGCCGATCACGCGGTAGGGGACGACGGAGACGTAGACGGTCTCGGTGATCAGGCGGACCCGTCCCCACCCGGGCGAGCCGGCGCCGACGCTCACGCCCAGGATCCCCTCGGGGATCGGGTGATGGCCGCCGACGGTCAGCCCTACCAGGCCGGCCCAGTTGGCGAGCAGCAGGAAGTAGCCGGCGGCGAGCGCGCCCGCGAGGAGGTGCCGGCGCGGCGGCGCCGACGGGAGCGGGGTTCGATAGGCGGCGACGAGGGCGACGTTGATCCAGACGAACGGATAGAGGACGTAGCGCGGGACGGTGACGGTCCCCGGCGTGGCGAGGAAGTAGCCGACGACGAGGACGCCCTCCAACGCGACGGCCGCGGCCAGCAGTCCCGCCCCGGTCGGCCAGGATCGTCCTCGGGTGCGCGTGGAGTGGGCCATCCGGCTACCCGGTCGTGACGAGGACGACGGTGATCGCGAGGACGGCGAGCAGGCCGGTCGCGACGGCGCTGCCCGCGGCCGCCTGCGCGCTCGGGCGGCCGTTGTCGCGCATCGCGAAGTAGACGCCGGCGACGAGGAAACTGGCGACCAGGGCGACGACCGCGCCGATGACCAGCGGGCCGGTGATCATACCGCCGGCGTAGGCCATCGCGCCGAACATGAACCCGAGCACGAGCGCGACGTAGGCGACCGTCCACGTGCCCGTCCGGCCGGCGAGGCCGGCCAGTCCCGAGGTCGGTCGCTCGCCGGCGGCGAGGTCGTAGGCGGTCCGCGGGACGTAGTGGCGCCACGGGCGCGACCGCAGGACGAACAGGACGACCCCGACCCCGAGCAGTCCCATCGACACCATGCTCACGAGATAGGTCGTGTTGGCCATGGTACGTTCCTACACACCACTTTTCAGCCGTAGTTTATAACTATTCTTTTAACGAAACCGAGGGGAACGTCGGTCCCGCCGGGCGGCGGCGACGCCGACACGCTTTTTCGGGCCGCCGACACAGAGGTGAGCATGACCGACGGACCCGAAGCGGGCGAGGGCGACGGGCTCGACGCGGCGTCGACCGAGGGGGACGCCGAGTCGCCGGACGAGACCACCGACGCACAGTCGACCGACGCCGACACCGACCCGGCCGACGCGTCGGAGTCGACGGACACACCGGAGCCGACCGATCCCGGGCCGGCGGCTCCCGACCCGGATCTGCCGCCGGACGTGGCCAAGTACGACCGCTTCAAGAAGATCGACGGCGGCACCTACGACCGCGCCAACGACTTCCTGCGCGACCGCACCTACATCACGGCCCGCGAGTGGGCCATCGCCCGGCTCTGTGCCGACTTCCGCACCGAGACCGGCGTCGAGATGACGAAGATCGGCGAGAACCTGCCCGAACTCGTCCCCTTTATGACCGACACGTACACGCCCCAGGCGGTCAATCAAGCGAGAGCGTCCTTCGAGGAGAAGGTCCGCAAGGCCGGCGCGACGTTCCTCTACGGGGCGATGTGCGACTTCTTCACCGCCGAGGAACTCGACGACGTGATGTACGAGGCGACCGAGGTCGCGAAGTTCCTGCTGGAGGTCGAGGGCGTCGAACTCTCCGTCGAGGAGGAACTGGAAGCCGAAGACGAGATCTCGGAGGTGATGCGCGAGGTCCGCGAGCACTCCGCGGCGCTGCGCCACGACGAGGTGGAGTGTCCCGACTGCGGCCACCACTTCGAGGCCACCGCCGCCGACGCCGTCGACGACGACTGAACGTTTTTCACTCGCCCCGACGGATCGCCGAGCATGGACGCCGCCCGACGCGTGGTCCTCTTCGAAGGCGGCATGGGAGTCGTCTGGATCGCGCTCGGCGCCCTGAACGTCGGCGTCGCGGGCCTGCGCGAGGCGTGGTGGGTCGCGCTCGCGGCGGCGGTCGCGACGGTCGCCGTCACGTACACCGACGAGCACGACCTGTTCGG
The window above is part of the Halosimplex rubrum genome. Proteins encoded here:
- a CDS encoding DUF7546 family protein codes for the protein MAHSTRTRGRSWPTGAGLLAAAVALEGVLVVGYFLATPGTVTVPRYVLYPFVWINVALVAAYRTPLPSAPPRRHLLAGALAAGYFLLLANWAGLVGLTVGGHHPIPEGILGVSVGAGSPGWGRVRLITETVYVSVVPYRVIGYLGLTYLVYAALVDASGVVASGTLGFVSCLSCSFPIFASAVTGVLGGWVTLMSTAIAYSVDISTVAFLASVALLYWRPGFPALPGGRDEAET
- a CDS encoding DUF5806 family protein — protein: MTDGPEAGEGDGLDAASTEGDAESPDETTDAQSTDADTDPADASESTDTPEPTDPGPAAPDPDLPPDVAKYDRFKKIDGGTYDRANDFLRDRTYITAREWAIARLCADFRTETGVEMTKIGENLPELVPFMTDTYTPQAVNQARASFEEKVRKAGATFLYGAMCDFFTAEELDDVMYEATEVAKFLLEVEGVELSVEEELEAEDEISEVMREVREHSAALRHDEVECPDCGHHFEATAADAVDDD